A stretch of the Pseudalkalibacillus hwajinpoensis genome encodes the following:
- a CDS encoding ketopantoate reductase family protein, with the protein MNIIIFGAGALGTYFGSRWSETGENVSFYVREGRKAQIEQEGLQVISVKGNTKVRSPKLITNASEVSSVDLVLLGVKGYHLEDSLPVLKEFVAKGAKVLPILNGIEHISILKDELGEESVLGGLSYIIATLDDQGHVQHTSELHDLIFGPLHPSQEEICASISKMNEHANFNSQLTSNIEEEMWKKYMFISAMSGVTTAGDFHTGIIRDVPETLKLVENVMSEIRTLASQYDIHINQEDIDRRMKSFQSLPYEATSSMHQDKRKKNKLEVEHLQGGALRLAEQVKLKLPYTETLYRLIKPYEIQKK; encoded by the coding sequence ATGAATATTATAATTTTTGGTGCTGGTGCACTTGGTACATATTTCGGGTCAAGATGGTCTGAAACTGGTGAAAACGTCTCCTTTTATGTTCGTGAAGGAAGAAAAGCGCAAATTGAACAAGAAGGGCTGCAAGTAATAAGTGTAAAAGGTAATACGAAGGTGCGCTCTCCTAAACTCATTACAAATGCGTCTGAAGTATCTTCCGTTGACCTTGTTCTTCTGGGCGTTAAAGGATATCACCTTGAAGATAGTCTTCCAGTTCTCAAGGAGTTTGTTGCGAAAGGAGCAAAGGTTCTTCCTATACTAAATGGAATTGAACATATTTCCATCCTCAAAGATGAACTCGGTGAAGAATCAGTACTCGGTGGATTATCATACATTATTGCTACTCTTGATGACCAAGGGCACGTACAACATACGAGTGAACTACATGACCTAATCTTCGGTCCGCTCCACCCTTCTCAAGAAGAGATCTGTGCTTCAATAAGCAAAATGAATGAGCATGCGAATTTTAATTCTCAATTAACTTCAAACATCGAAGAAGAGATGTGGAAAAAGTATATGTTCATTTCAGCGATGTCTGGTGTAACTACTGCTGGGGATTTTCACACGGGCATCATAAGAGATGTCCCCGAAACCCTCAAACTAGTTGAAAATGTGATGAGTGAGATCAGAACACTTGCATCACAGTATGACATACACATCAATCAAGAAGATATTGATCGCCGCATGAAGTCATTCCAATCCCTTCCTTACGAAGCGACTTCTTCCATGCATCAAGATAAAAGAAAAAAGAACAAGCTAGAAGTCGAGCATCTTCAAGGAGGGGCACTTCGTCTTGCTGAGCAGGTAAAGCTGAAACTTCCTTATACAGAGACGCTTTATCGTTTAATAAAACCGTACGAAATTCAAAAAAAATAA
- a CDS encoding phosphotriesterase family protein — protein MGKTVETVTGPIPVEQLGKTLVHEHFAFGYPGFSGDVSLGAFDFQEALQVGISVAESVMAHGVKTVVDPTPNECGRNPELLRTISTETGLQIICATGYYYEGEGATPYFKFRQGLGTAEEDIYEMFSKEISDGIGTTGIKPGVIKLASSKDQITDYEMMFFKAAARVHKETGISILTHTQEGTMGPEQAQLLIEEGVHPQSIIIGHMCGNTDAAYHLKTLEMGVNIGFDRFGIQGLVGAPYDKERLITLIGLLNSGFENQIMLSHDTVNYWMGRPPVLPEAVEKIMANWQPAYIFEEIIPKLKAVGISDETLTILFEENPKKLFSSEAKVKA, from the coding sequence ATGGGGAAAACAGTAGAAACAGTGACGGGTCCAATTCCGGTAGAGCAGCTCGGGAAAACGCTAGTTCATGAGCATTTTGCATTTGGTTATCCAGGTTTTAGTGGGGATGTTTCTCTTGGAGCATTTGATTTTCAAGAAGCACTTCAGGTAGGTATATCAGTTGCCGAAAGTGTCATGGCACACGGTGTGAAAACGGTAGTGGATCCTACGCCGAACGAGTGTGGTAGAAATCCGGAACTTCTTCGAACAATATCAACTGAAACAGGACTACAAATAATTTGTGCGACCGGATACTACTATGAAGGGGAAGGTGCGACCCCTTATTTCAAATTTAGACAGGGTCTTGGAACGGCAGAAGAAGATATTTATGAGATGTTTAGCAAGGAAATTTCGGATGGGATTGGAACAACTGGAATTAAGCCAGGGGTTATTAAACTAGCCTCTAGTAAAGATCAAATTACAGATTATGAAATGATGTTTTTTAAAGCCGCTGCACGTGTTCATAAAGAAACGGGCATTTCAATTTTAACGCATACACAAGAGGGGACAATGGGGCCTGAGCAAGCACAGCTTTTGATTGAAGAAGGTGTCCACCCACAATCCATCATCATTGGTCATATGTGTGGAAATACAGATGCTGCTTATCATTTGAAGACATTAGAAATGGGGGTGAATATCGGTTTTGACCGCTTTGGCATACAGGGACTCGTTGGTGCTCCTTATGATAAAGAACGTCTTATTACATTAATTGGATTATTGAATAGCGGATTTGAAAACCAAATCATGCTATCACATGATACCGTAAACTATTGGATGGGGCGCCCACCAGTTCTTCCAGAGGCAGTGGAAAAAATCATGGCTAATTGGCAACCAGCGTATATTTTTGAAGAAATCATTCCTAAATTGAAGGCAGTTGGAATATCCGACGAAACGTTGACGATTTTATTTGAAGAAAATCCAAAGAAATTATTTTCCTCAGAAGCAAAAGTAAAAGCATAA
- a CDS encoding long-chain fatty acid--CoA ligase gives MQTNHFKFWPKRVPYSLTVPETTIYDNLAVSAKRYPNKEAIIYYGATLTYKELLAEVDRTAAFLEQLKVTEGENVLLFMQNSAQFVISYYAILRANAVVVPINPMLTAEELSFYIKDCDIKTAIVGQELYEKVEPLVGSTTLTNVITAAYSHYAGNESDIPAEVSLEARRVDKANHYTWEDVVNHQYSPGEYVRSIHDVAVMPYTSGTTGLPKGCIHPNRTLQANAVGASQWMNITADGMHLVTLPLFHVTGMLHSMHAPIYSGAPMVVMTRWDRDLAAKYIEKYEVANWVNISTMLIDFLSNPNLPNYSISSLKILAGGGAPLPAAVGEKLYNLTGLRFIEGYGLSETISHTHFNPPDFPKLQCLGVPSFDVDARVIDPNTMKELGPGEPGEIVVNGPQVFDGYYNREDENRNSFIDLDGKSFFRTGDIGRYDEEGYFFMIDRVKRMVNASGFKVWPTEVESILYKHPAVQQACVVGVPDPRRGETVKAFVILNEGDKGKVTEEEIIEWSKEQMAAYKYPRMIEFMDAFPTTSSGKILWRKLQDNERQKAEGVK, from the coding sequence ATGCAAACAAATCATTTTAAATTCTGGCCTAAACGAGTACCATATTCACTTACCGTTCCTGAAACGACTATCTATGATAACCTCGCTGTTTCTGCCAAAAGATATCCGAATAAAGAAGCAATAATTTATTACGGAGCAACACTAACATACAAAGAGCTACTAGCGGAAGTTGATCGTACGGCTGCTTTTCTTGAGCAGTTGAAGGTCACTGAGGGTGAAAACGTTCTTCTTTTCATGCAGAATTCTGCACAGTTTGTCATTTCCTATTATGCGATCCTAAGAGCGAATGCTGTCGTTGTTCCCATTAATCCAATGTTAACAGCAGAGGAACTCTCTTTCTATATTAAGGATTGCGATATTAAAACCGCAATCGTAGGTCAGGAGCTCTATGAAAAGGTAGAACCTTTAGTAGGGTCAACCACACTTACTAATGTTATCACGGCAGCTTATTCTCACTATGCCGGTAACGAAAGCGATATACCAGCAGAAGTTTCACTAGAAGCTAGAAGAGTGGACAAGGCGAATCATTATACGTGGGAAGATGTAGTCAATCACCAATATTCACCTGGAGAATATGTAAGATCTATTCATGACGTTGCGGTCATGCCCTATACATCTGGTACAACTGGTCTTCCAAAAGGATGCATTCATCCAAACCGCACGCTTCAAGCAAATGCTGTAGGAGCATCTCAATGGATGAATATCACAGCAGATGGCATGCATCTTGTAACGCTACCTTTATTTCATGTGACAGGTATGCTCCATAGCATGCATGCCCCCATTTATAGCGGGGCTCCAATGGTAGTCATGACACGTTGGGATCGGGATTTGGCTGCTAAATACATTGAAAAATATGAGGTTGCTAACTGGGTTAATATTAGTACAATGCTGATTGATTTTCTATCAAACCCTAATCTACCAAACTATTCAATTTCATCACTAAAAATACTAGCTGGGGGCGGTGCTCCTTTACCAGCAGCTGTTGGGGAGAAATTATATAACTTAACAGGCTTACGATTTATAGAAGGGTATGGTTTATCTGAAACGATATCTCACACTCATTTCAATCCACCTGATTTTCCAAAACTTCAATGCTTAGGCGTTCCTTCATTCGACGTGGATGCTCGTGTAATCGATCCTAATACAATGAAAGAGCTTGGACCAGGTGAGCCAGGTGAAATCGTAGTGAACGGCCCACAAGTGTTTGATGGATACTATAATCGAGAGGATGAAAATCGCAATTCGTTTATAGACCTTGATGGGAAGTCTTTCTTCCGAACGGGTGATATAGGACGCTATGATGAAGAAGGATACTTTTTTATGATTGATCGCGTAAAGCGAATGGTCAATGCTTCGGGTTTTAAAGTGTGGCCAACAGAAGTCGAGTCAATCTTATATAAGCACCCAGCTGTTCAGCAAGCTTGCGTTGTCGGTGTTCCTGATCCTCGTCGAGGTGAAACAGTTAAAGCTTTTGTCATTCTAAATGAGGGTGATAAAGGAAAAGTCACGGAAGAAGAGATTATCGAATGGTCCAAAGAACAAATGGCAGCTTATAAATATCCAAGAATGATTGAGTTTATGGATGCATTTCCAACTACGAGTAGTGGAAAGATTTTATGGAGAAAACTCCAGGATAACGAGCGCCAAAAAGCAGAAGGAGTGAAATAA
- a CDS encoding ABC transporter substrate-binding protein, translating to MKIGIKLFVFMMVLIGLMVVGGCAAGSVSNSSNSEGSSNENKSKDTSTNADATSSAENTVNIGFSGPLSGPAAYYGENTLSGLEMAVDEINQEGFEVNGKQYGINLVTLDDQYLPNETGTNARRLVQENDTPIIFVPHSGGVFATQVFNEQEDFLIAAYTSEPKIMEQNNSLTLGIPPAYNAYPEPFTDYQMERFGKKIALLPTSSQYGKDWTEALKPVWEENGGEVVFEGSIDFSKDTDFFSIVTKALSNNPDVMFVGGPSQPTALVIKQARELGFEGGFMLMDQSKIEEIEPVLGGLDQLEGTIGALPIIDSDAPGAENFISQYKERFERIPTAEGAFNYQAMHVIVNAMKEAGSVDDPAKIIESMDAGVQSLPDEQMVWHLTGIYNGGAFDWKPAIGAVEDGKVVKIEN from the coding sequence ATGAAAATTGGGATAAAGCTTTTTGTATTCATGATGGTGTTAATTGGACTGATGGTTGTGGGCGGTTGTGCGGCGGGGTCCGTTAGTAACTCCAGTAATTCAGAAGGATCTTCTAATGAAAATAAATCAAAAGATACTAGTACAAATGCAGATGCAACATCTTCTGCAGAGAACACGGTCAACATTGGGTTTAGTGGCCCACTAAGTGGACCTGCAGCATATTATGGGGAAAATACGTTGAGCGGATTAGAAATGGCCGTAGATGAGATTAATCAAGAAGGTTTCGAAGTGAATGGCAAACAATATGGCATTAACCTTGTGACATTAGACGATCAATATCTACCGAATGAAACAGGTACAAATGCGAGAAGACTTGTACAAGAAAATGATACGCCAATTATTTTCGTTCCTCATAGTGGAGGCGTATTCGCTACTCAAGTATTTAACGAACAAGAAGACTTTCTTATTGCAGCCTATACGAGTGAACCGAAAATTATGGAACAAAATAATTCGCTGACATTAGGGATTCCGCCAGCTTACAATGCTTATCCTGAGCCTTTTACAGACTATCAAATGGAGCGATTTGGAAAGAAAATAGCTCTTCTGCCTACTTCCTCTCAATATGGTAAAGATTGGACAGAAGCATTAAAGCCGGTATGGGAAGAAAATGGCGGAGAAGTTGTATTTGAAGGTTCTATTGATTTTAGTAAAGATACAGATTTCTTCTCCATCGTGACAAAAGCATTAAGCAATAATCCTGACGTAATGTTTGTAGGAGGACCTTCTCAGCCTACAGCGCTCGTGATTAAACAAGCAAGAGAGCTTGGTTTTGAAGGCGGTTTCATGCTGATGGATCAGTCAAAAATTGAAGAAATTGAGCCTGTACTAGGCGGGCTTGATCAGTTAGAAGGTACGATAGGTGCTCTTCCAATTATTGATAGTGATGCTCCAGGGGCTGAGAATTTTATTAGTCAATACAAAGAACGATTCGAGCGGATTCCAACTGCTGAAGGTGCATTTAACTATCAAGCGATGCATGTCATCGTAAATGCGATGAAAGAAGCCGGGTCAGTTGACGATCCAGCCAAAATCATCGAAAGCATGGATGCAGGCGTTCAATCACTTCCCGACGAGCAAATGGTTTGGCATTTAACTGGCATTTATAACGGTGGTGCATTTGACTGGAAACCAGCTATCGGAGCTGTTGAAGACGGAAAAGTAGTTAAGATAGAAAATTAA
- a CDS encoding ABC transporter ATP-binding protein — translation MLQLSTINVNYGASNVLHQISLNVNKGETVVLLGANGAGKSTIFRTISGLMKPVSGDVLFMDRKVTGKPPHSLVKEGIVQCPEGRKLFPQMSVYENLKMGSYVHRKHRKEMENQLKEVYSLFPILYDKRHQAAGSLSGGQQQMLAIGRALMAKPKVLLLDEPSLGLAPLIVEQMFHIIEDINEQGTTILLAEQNANAALQISDRGYVIESGKIVLEGSKEELLSNDEIRKAYIGA, via the coding sequence ATGCTCCAGCTATCCACAATTAACGTCAACTACGGTGCATCGAACGTTCTTCACCAGATTTCCTTAAATGTTAACAAAGGAGAAACGGTTGTTTTACTTGGAGCTAACGGGGCAGGAAAGAGCACTATATTTAGAACGATCAGTGGTTTGATGAAGCCAGTATCTGGTGATGTTCTATTTATGGATCGCAAGGTAACGGGAAAACCGCCTCACTCTCTTGTGAAGGAAGGCATAGTCCAGTGTCCTGAAGGGAGAAAGTTATTTCCACAAATGTCTGTCTATGAAAATCTGAAGATGGGTAGTTATGTTCATCGAAAGCATCGAAAGGAAATGGAAAATCAGTTAAAGGAGGTGTATTCTCTTTTTCCTATCTTATACGATAAGCGCCATCAAGCAGCTGGATCTCTTAGTGGTGGTCAACAGCAGATGCTTGCCATAGGTCGCGCATTAATGGCCAAGCCGAAAGTCCTTCTCCTTGATGAACCATCATTAGGTCTAGCACCATTGATCGTTGAGCAAATGTTCCACATTATCGAGGATATCAATGAGCAGGGAACAACGATTCTGCTGGCAGAGCAGAATGCAAATGCAGCACTTCAAATTTCTGATCGGGGTTATGTCATTGAGAGTGGCAAAATTGTACTAGAAGGAAGCAAGGAAGAACTTTTGTCTAATGATGAGATTCGAAAAGCTTATATTGGAGCATAA
- a CDS encoding ABC transporter ATP-binding protein: MFFSTEGITKRFGGLAAVEDVNVSIEKGTITAIIGPNGAGKSTFFNLISGIHPLTSGRINFKGKEITKLPPQQIARLGIGRTFQTTNLFEQSTVLDNVLIGHRLRTKSGIWDALFRTKREKDEEKKSYEKALEALKFVEMMHVVEHPVSLISQEEKKRLAFALALATDPEMVLLDEPAAGVNPDETDGLAYLMRKMADHGITVCLIEHKMPMIMSLADQIVVLNHGKKIAEGRPEEIRQNEAVIQAYLGGAAHAPAIHN, translated from the coding sequence ATGTTTTTTTCAACAGAAGGAATCACGAAGCGCTTCGGGGGACTAGCGGCTGTTGAAGATGTGAATGTGTCTATAGAAAAAGGGACCATTACAGCAATCATTGGACCTAACGGCGCCGGGAAGTCAACTTTTTTTAACTTGATTAGTGGGATACACCCACTGACATCTGGAAGAATTAATTTCAAAGGAAAAGAGATTACAAAGTTACCTCCACAGCAAATTGCAAGACTAGGAATAGGAAGAACTTTTCAAACAACAAACTTATTTGAGCAATCGACTGTTCTAGATAATGTGCTGATCGGCCATAGGCTTCGTACCAAATCCGGAATATGGGATGCGCTTTTCCGTACGAAAAGAGAAAAAGATGAAGAAAAAAAGTCCTACGAAAAGGCATTAGAAGCGCTAAAGTTTGTTGAAATGATGCATGTTGTTGAACATCCTGTATCCCTTATATCACAGGAAGAAAAAAAGAGACTCGCTTTTGCTCTAGCTTTAGCGACTGATCCCGAAATGGTTCTTCTTGATGAACCAGCTGCCGGAGTGAATCCAGATGAAACAGATGGCCTAGCGTATTTAATGAGGAAGATGGCTGACCACGGCATTACGGTTTGTCTTATTGAGCATAAGATGCCGATGATTATGAGTCTAGCTGATCAAATTGTGGTCTTGAACCACGGGAAGAAAATTGCAGAAGGGCGACCAGAGGAAATTCGCCAAAATGAAGCTGTGATTCAAGCCTATCTAGGGGGTGCAGCGCATGCTCCAGCTATCCACAATTAA
- a CDS encoding branched-chain amino acid ABC transporter permease has translation MLNVLSKRTLLLLIACVAVLFPLVFPNMYVLQLLTLVFIWSIAVYGFNIISGYVGYLSLAHAGFFAIGAYGLGLLTTKAGMPYWMALFLAVAITSIAGAIVGVVALRTKSHFFAIYTMCVGVIIYLLIDKWDSLTGGVRGLIGIPAPGSIGPITFDTLISQYYLALFFLSFTIFLCYRIVHSLLGRTFIAIRNSEELAKTIGISIMKNQLLAFTLSALFAGLSGALYASFIRFIGPQISAITVTFEMLMYLLVGGIGTLAGPIVGTLIVISLTQSLQFLEEYRMLIFGPVVVLLVLYYPRGITGSIQAYMQKKRQKKVKTAKEKRDVKRNVGEAG, from the coding sequence ATGCTAAATGTTCTCTCAAAACGAACCCTTTTACTTTTGATAGCGTGTGTTGCTGTTCTTTTTCCGCTAGTTTTCCCAAATATGTATGTGCTGCAATTACTGACACTTGTGTTTATTTGGTCCATTGCAGTCTACGGTTTTAACATCATTTCAGGCTATGTGGGTTATTTATCTCTCGCTCATGCAGGATTTTTTGCAATAGGAGCATATGGACTTGGATTACTGACAACAAAAGCTGGAATGCCTTATTGGATGGCTTTATTTCTTGCTGTCGCGATCACCTCTATAGCAGGCGCTATTGTCGGTGTGGTTGCTCTTCGAACGAAATCTCATTTCTTTGCAATTTATACGATGTGTGTAGGCGTTATTATCTATCTCCTAATAGATAAATGGGATAGTTTAACTGGAGGAGTTCGAGGGTTAATTGGAATTCCCGCTCCTGGGAGTATCGGTCCCATCACTTTTGATACGTTAATATCTCAGTATTATCTGGCTCTATTTTTTCTATCATTTACGATTTTTCTTTGTTATCGCATCGTACATTCATTACTTGGTAGGACATTTATTGCGATCCGTAATAGTGAAGAGCTTGCGAAAACGATTGGTATTTCAATCATGAAAAATCAGTTGCTTGCTTTTACCCTATCAGCATTATTTGCTGGATTATCTGGGGCTTTGTACGCGTCTTTTATTCGGTTTATCGGCCCACAAATCTCAGCTATTACCGTTACGTTCGAGATGTTGATGTACCTTCTTGTGGGAGGGATTGGAACTCTAGCAGGTCCGATTGTTGGCACACTCATTGTCATCTCTCTTACTCAATCCTTGCAGTTTCTTGAAGAGTATCGAATGCTCATTTTCGGTCCTGTAGTTGTTTTATTAGTCTTATACTACCCTCGTGGAATAACAGGTAGTATTCAAGCGTATATGCAAAAAAAGCGACAGAAAAAGGTGAAAACCGCTAAGGAAAAGCGTGATGTTAAAAGGAACGTAGGGGAGGCAGGCTAA